The sequence GAAGGAATGTAAGGTTTCAAGGATCAGAGCTCCAAACAATCCTGCTTCTAGTAACGAACAATCGCTATCGAATTATAGCTTGGGCTTAAAAGATTTCGGACACGACATTGGGCTTGAGTGGATCGGGGCTCCGTCAGGGAAGTAACTTTACCcttctttcgttttctctttatTTATGTGTTTAAAATGAAGATAATATCGTTAAACGTACGTGGGCTCGGGAAACTTGAAAAAGAAAAATTTAATTGGATTAAAAAATTAATTCGTTTTCATAATCCGGACATTTTTGCAATTCAAGAATCCAAAAGAAAAAGTGTTACTGATTTTATGATTGAGTTGTTATGGGGTAACAAAAATTTtgaatatatctttaaaccatcggTGGGGTTATCGGGCGGGTCAATTTTAATTTGGAACCCTACTAGATTTTGTGTGACCGGGGCGGTTGAAAGAGAATTTTTCTTGGGTATACGAGGTCGATGGGTGGGCAAAATGGCGGACTCCATTATATTAAACGTTTATGGGCCACATAATGATCAATTGAAACAAAAATTTTGGGATAGTCTTGACAATATTATGCAGGTGGATATTGATGATTGGGTTTTCTGTGGCGATTTTAATGAAGTAAGGCGCAGAGCGGAAAGGAAAAATTGCGAATTTATCGAAAGTAGAGCAAAGATGTTCAACGATTTCATTGACAAAGCTAATCTCATTGAAATTCCATTGGGGGGAATGAAGTTTACTAGGATTAGTGACGACGGTTTGAAATATAGTAAACTTGACAGGTTCTTAGTCTCGGAAGCGTGTTATGCATCATGGGATGGAATTTCTGCATGTACTCTCGATAGGGATTACTCCGACCATTGCCCAATCGTTTTGAAGGATATGAACAATGACTTCGGGCCGAAACCTATTAGGATTTTCAACAACTGGTTCGAAGATGATAAATGTGATGATTTGATAAAAGATGCATGGAAAGTTACCATTTGTAATCCAAGGGCTGATTGTGTATTTCGTGATAAACTTAAGAACGTAAAAGGGGTGTTGAAGGAAAAATGTAATCCTAAATATAATAGTCTAAATGCCGAAATTGACTCACTTCATAAAGAAATCTCTGAGTGGGAAAACATCATCGGTACTCGTGACCTTTCGGAAGTTGAAATTGCATCTTGGTTAGATTCGAAAAAAAAGTGGCTTAAAAAGGATAAGGAGAAAGTCGATATATTGAAACAAAAGGCAAGGATTAAATGGGTTACGGAAGGGGATGAAAATAGCAAATTTTTTCATTCGTGTATTAAAAGGAGGCAAAACAAAAACAACATAAGGGGTATAAATTCAAATGGCTTATGGATCGAGAACCCAGAGGACATCAAAATGGCGGCATTCACATACTTCAAAAATCGTTTTAGTGAACATAATTCTCGTACCTTCAAAATTCGTGGCCCCCTGAGCAAACGACTTAATGATGAGGAGGCGTCGAACCTTGAATCTCCTTTTACACTCTCTGAAATCCATGTTGCTATATTAGAATGTGGGGGTGAAAAGGCCCCCGGACCCGATGGTTTTAACATGAAATTTTTCTCAAAATATTGGGACGTTGTCAAAGAAGACCTTCTCGCGGTATTCACTCGTTTTTGGGAGGTTGGTGAGATCTCTAAAGGTTGTAATTCCTCTTTTGTTGCATTACTCCTGAAAAAAAATGACCCACAGGGATTTGGTGATTATCGTCCTATCAGTTTAATCGGGAGCCTTTATAAAGTTCTATCTAAGGTTTTGACCAAAAGGCTACAAAGGGTTATTTCTTCGGTTATCGGTTTCGAACAAAGTGCTTATATTAAAAATCGTTATATTCTTGATGGCGTGTTAATTGCGAATGAAGTCCTTCATGATATCAAAGTAACCAAAAGAAAAGGCTTCTTTTTTAAAGTTGACTTTGAGAAGGCTTTTGATAGCATTAGTTGGGACTTTCTAATGGAAATCATGGAGTTAATGGGATTCGGTCTTCGATGGAGACAATGGATCTTCGCAAGTCTTTCTTCCGCTTCCATTTCGATTTTGGTCAACGGTTCCCCAACTAAAGAATTTTCTCTTCAGAAAGGCGTGAGGCAAGGGGATCCCCTCTCCCCTTATCTTTTTATCATGGTAGCCGAAGGTTTGAACCATCTAATTAAATCTGCTGCACTTCATAGCCGATTTTCTGGGATCCCAATTGGGCGGAGGGAATTACAGGTCACGCATTTGCAATACGCGGACGACACTATATTTTTTGGTGAATGGGATAGGCGTAATGTGCAAAATCTTACTAAAATTCTTAAGTGCTTTGAATTGACATCGGGACTAAAAATCAATTTTCATAAGAGCTGCGTTTATGGACACGGGGTCTCAAAAGTTGAAACGGAAAATATGGCGGCCTGGCTTGGGTGCGCAGCAGGTACACTCCCTATTACCTACCTTGGGCTTCCACTTGGATCGTCGATGAAACTCTCGAAGTCATGGGATCCGGTATTTGACAAGTTTGGTAAGAGGCTGGCGGATTGGAAAGCTAGATCCCTCTCATATGGTGGTAGACTTACATTAATTAAATCGGTATTATCTAGTCTACCTCTTTATTTCTTTTCGCTTTACATATCCCCGTCTTGTGTTATTGATAAACTTGAGGGGTTGAGACGTCGGTTTTTTTGGGGCGGATCTTCCGAGGTCTCAAAAATggcatgggttaaatgggatactTGTCTTAAGCCTCGTGAATTTGGTGGGTTAGATATTGCCCCTCTTGCGTTTAAAAATCGTGCCTTACTTgcaaaatggtggtggcggtttaaaCATGAGAATGACTCACTTTGGGtgtctattattaaaaatatttacgGGGAGGACGGGGGCCTTAACACTTCTTTTTCTCCCCCTTCCTCACGAGCTTCTTCTACTTGGGCGGGTATCCTTAAGGTGGGTAaaaatatctttaatgcaaactccGCTTTCGCTAATTCTTTCAAAAAAAAGAGTCGTAGATGGGTCTAGTACATGTTTTTGGGATGAATTATGGCTTGGGGAAATGGTTCTTAAAGACAAATTTAATAGGCTTTATAGACTAGACACAAATAAATTTGCCACAATTCTTGACCGGGCGAGATGGGAGGGCGGGAACTTTCATGCCACGTGGTGTTGGTCCCGCGATATCTCGGGGAGATTGGCCGGGGACCTCACCACTCTTACTAATCTTTTATCTAGTTTTGTCCCGTGTAGCTCAGGTAAAGAAGAATGGTCATGGTCTTGGAGTAAGGATGGCTCGTTTTCGGTTCACAAGCTTACAGATATTCTGGTCCAGAGCAGCCCTGACATCGCAACCGTGAGCATAAAGTCGCTCCGCAACAAACTGGTCCCCCTCAAAGTTGAGTTGTTTATTTGGCGTACTCGACACAAAAGGTTACCTACAAGAGTTGAACTTGACAAGAGAGGTATGGACTTGGGTACGGTACGTTGTCCGGTTTGTGACAATGGTTTAGAATCAGTAGAGCACTCCATCATCTTATGCACTTTCGCTTTTGACATTTGGAATCGTGTCTATGATTGGTGGAAGCTCGGCCCTTTTACAAACTTGGGTATAAATGAATCTTTTCTTGGAAATGGATATAACTTCACCTCCGACTTGGGAAAACTGTTGTGGCAAGCTACGGAATGGGTTACGGGATACATGATTTGGAAAAGTAGGAACGCTTTCACTTTCACTAAGATAAAACCGACATGCGCAATGGTATTCAAAGACATCCAACTTAAATGCTTCGAATGGATCTCTAATAGGATCAAAGGCACCAATATTGAATGGGATGTCTGGCTTGCAAATCCACGAGGTTATGATTCGCTAGCTTTATCGTCTAGGAGATCCGGGATAGGTTAATTAATTGTTCTCCACGCAGGTTTTTTGCCCCACTCCTGGAGTAGTCGTTTTGGTCGAGAGAATTTGAGGTGGATCAGGGGGCTTTGTCGTTGAATTGCCAACACTGTGCTCTGTCCCCACTCCAGCTTGTTTAGTTAATTCTTCTCAAGTCCAATCTCGACCTTAATGATAATGAACGGACTACGGCGTTTTCCTGCACACTTGTGGAGTCTTACTATCTCGGTTATATATTTGTCGTTTTGTTTTCCTAGATGTAGTTCCGTTTTTGTAAGCGTGACATTATTGTAATTATTTCGTgttgatatatataatacatacttcctttgccgttaaaaaaaaaaaaaagtctgtacagtttttatttttttttatttttaaccttttgataataaacgctaatttgttcgctataaagtattaaattggtattaaataaaattaggtttagcgaccgaaattattgatatcattcaaaaatttatggcatcactgcgaaatttaacgtttattcttaaggtataaatatctttaatcaatcaacccaaaatatttcaaaaaaatttgtaatgagttaaattaggtcatggaaccgaaattactttaccgaaaagaggggcgcatatttttgataatatttgattgattaaagtgggataaaaagctaaaaagatttttaattttatttttaccatatttttaaaattaatatataaatcttaaattaatattgtaaattttgtaaaaacaatatatttaaaattgtaaatatttgaaaaatataatataagtttggtgtgattttataatatgaatttttaaattaagtttggtgtgaattttttaagaatttttaattttatgcatttcaaattttaagtttggtgtgaatttttaatattaattttgaattttatgtatttttattttaagtttggtgtgaatttaaaaacaaaaatttactttatctcattaagttaaaaatatgatttttaaaattcgtcgtaagttgaagactaggtcattgaaccgaaattgctttacccgagggagggacgagaacttttattatcattatttttaatcttattgaattaaggtatgccaaaaaagaaattaaaaaaacccaaaaatctaagcttttaaaacaatcgcttgaaaaagacaaattttaaaattttgtcgaaggacggactatgacatcgatccgaaacgacctcgtcctaagacaaagggaaacaaaattttaaaattaattacttaattgttttataagttaaagttaaaaaaaaaagaagccaaaaacactgtagccgggtgcccatgcgatcgcatgggaatcaccctatccatccatgcgatcgtatggaggccaattacaggcctgatacatacagcagactggtctgtttcttctccacaaaacacacacattcacgaaactcacccaaaaattcaccaattttcgccatttttccaccgtaattcgtcatttttcttgttctaatcatgcctagattctcattcttcagcaaattggtaaaaattacacccctaaactctataaattcctagtttttgtgataattaccaattttttacctaatgcaattttgttaatttcaagtgtaattagtgttaaattgttagtattttatgcatgtataacctagagtgatgctatttaacatgatttgaagccaaaaacttcaaaaattttagaaatctagggtttgtgttcttgagcaatttggggctttttgatataaataggttatggccgatttttgtcatgaattattgctaaattgagtagtgtaacatgtttagatagttaaatgaaccaaacattgatcctaaacatgatttttggagattaaagtggactttttaagtccaaaattcatgaacttgattaagttgatatatttgccatttgagactcgtttaattattagtaatgaatattttgacatgttatttaagttaaatgcttatgaattttgtatacattttcatatgtgcttatttgaaaagtatagaattgtgaaaaattgtgaaaatgtgtataagtttaattttgatttaacatgttatagtgattgttttaagttgttattttgctaactctaatgcatatttggatgcacaaattttgtgtttaatgtgttttgcagaaagccgatactggaggttcaggagcatcatcatctagacgaccagcaccagcaccagaaccagaaatgcaacatgaacaagaaccacaacaggaacaacaacagcctgatcagcacataccttattatgatccggtacagtttgttgatgaattcatagtattcccaatgaggctgccagtagaattcccaacgattcctgagcacactctgcatcctaatctgagatttgataggagatggagagattacaagACATATCAaatgaacaaattcaaattggtaacaaaaaatgtagaggtgccaagggtaatcgattgggcccctttggaaacggtcaatctagctgaccgtgttagacagcttttagttcaaaggtatggcagttc comes from Rutidosis leptorrhynchoides isolate AG116_Rl617_1_P2 chromosome 4, CSIRO_AGI_Rlap_v1, whole genome shotgun sequence and encodes:
- the LOC139840588 gene encoding uncharacterized protein, with amino-acid sequence MVLKDKFNRLYRLDTNKFATILDRARWEGGNFHATWCWSRDISGRLAGDLTTLTNLLSSFVPCSSGKEEWSWSWSKDGSFSVHKLTDILVQSSPDIATVSIKSLRNKLVPLKVELFIWRTRHKRLPTRVELDKRGMDLGTVRCPVCDNGLESVEHSIILCTFAFDIWNRVYDWWKLGPFTNLGINESFLGNGYNFTSDLGKLLWQATEWVTGYMIWKSRNAFTFTKIKPTCAMVFKDIQLKCFEWISNRIKGTNIEWDVWLANPRGYDSLALSSRRSGIG